A region of the Romboutsia hominis genome:
AAAGTATATTTTTATTATTTTGTAATTATGTGCTTATATTTTTAAATAAGATATTATTGTTCTTAAAATTTAAATTAATTTAGAAGGTGTGTTGTAAAATAATTTATATCCATTTTAAAATTTTTTTATATGAATATTTATCTATATATGTATTAATACTAATTATAAGAATATAATAAGTTGGATGTGTTAATATCTAACTTTGAATTACGAGGTGCTTATTATGAGATTATCTTTTAAATCATCTAAAAAAAGTAGTGTATTAAACCTACTAAACTTCAATGAGTTTACTTATGATAATGATGTTTTATCATATGATGATGAATACTTTGAAGAATATGACTACTATACAAATAGTATTCCTAACACAAATTATGGATTTGAAAAAGATGATATCTTGTATTATTGATATAAAAAGGACTAGGATTACCTAGCCCTTTTCTTATGCATTTTCAAAAGTATATATAGCATCTATCCTAGCTGTATATATAGATGAATTAGTACAACCTACATACTTTGCATATTTTTCTATTTTTTCCTTATCTATTTCAAGATTATAAGAATGTTCTTTTAATAACTTTTTAACATAATTATCCATTAAATAATCTTTATAATCACTTATGTCATACCCTAAGTAAATTGTTAATCGTTCTATTTCTTTATTAAAATCTCCATCTTCTTTTATTAAAAACTTATATACCTCTTCTCTATATGGATTTAAATGTATTATTTGTTTAACTATTTGAGCTTCATCTAATCTAGTTATAAATCCATCTTTGTAATTATTAAATAGTGCATTAGATTTTTGCTTGCTTTCTTCATCTATAAAAAAGCCAATATTATCTACTTTATTTTCTACAAGTGCATCTACAACTGCCATATGTATGTTAAAGCAATCATTATATAAATGATGAGATAATGATTCTAGTGTTGATTTAGCTTCATTATTTTTAAAGTTGTTTCTCTTACCTTTACCTTTAAATAAATTATTGCACATTCTTTCATAGTTTAAGTATTTTTCACAATAACTTTTTTTAAATACATCTATGTCTATTGTTATTACATCAAAGCTTATTATAGTTTCTATAGCCTTTTTTAGACCTTCTTCTATATGTTTAAAACCATCATTTTTGCAGTACCCTTGAAGATTATTTATATTTTGAATATGTTTAATTCCTTCATTATAAAAACTTTCACTAACTTCTATAGCATATAGCTTAAATAATCGTCTTATCTTATTGTAATTATCCATTTTTTCATCAAACTCTACAACTGCCCCATTTATATCAAATGTAACCATTTAATTTCCTCCTATCAATATAAAACCTTCTATACTTCTAATATTTGATTTTAAAATTTATTTTCCTTTTAAATACGTAATTTGTCTAACGTTTTATTTTTTCTATTTAAATATATGGTGTTATTTTATATTAATAAGAGGTCTTTGGTAAAATTTTGATAGCATTATATACAAAATTCGATTTTTTATTAAAACCATTAATAATATTTTTCAAAAACATAAAAAATGAATTATCTTATGCATTAGATAATTCACTCTTTTTACTTAATACTATTTATATAATATTAGTCATCCCTGCTAAAATAGGTAAAAATACTGCTATAAGTAAATTAGCTACCTTTATATTAGTAACCTTTAACATATTAAGTCCAAGACCTATTATAAGTAAACTACCTATGGCAGTCATAGAATTTATAACAGGGGTTGAAAGTATTCCCGACAAACTAGATGAAAGTATTGTTATAATACCTTGATATAAAAATACAGATACTGCTGAAAATAAAACACCTATACCAAGAGTTGATGTAAATATAATAGCACTAACACCATCCAATATAGACTTAGCAAATAATGTTTCATGATTTACACTTAGCCCACTTTGAAGACTGCCAACTATAGCCATAGCTCCAACACAAAACAATAAACTAGCAGACACAAATCCTTCAGATATAGATACAGCTTCTTTTTCTTTATCTTTATTAAACTTTACTTCTAAATAATTCCCTAATTTATTTAGCCATTTGTCTATATCTATAATTTCCCCTAATAAAGCCCCTAAAGCTATACAAACTATAGTCAAAAGTGTATTTTCTCCTTTAAATGCTCCCTCTATTCCTATATATATAACACAAAGTGCTAAACCATTCATTACAGTTGTACTTATTTTTTCACTTAGTCTTCCCTTGACAATAATTCCTATTATACAACCTAAAACAATAGATATACTATTTACAATAGTTCCTATCATAATATCCCCCCAATATTTTAATCCTAAAATTTATCCCTTAAATAATATTATTTACCTCCATTTTATATAGTTTAAACTTCTACAGGTATTAAATCATATCCCATACTATGTACAAACTTTTTCAGACCTTCTGAGGATAAATTAACCATCTTTGTATTTATATTAGGATGAAAGTTTAAATTTTGTCCATCTAATACATCTTTATCTATACATAAGGTTACTTTTTTCTCTTCATCATTTATTATAGAAAATGGATTAACACTACCTGGTGTAAGTTTTAATGTGTCATATAGCCTTTCTGCTGATGCAAAAGATAATCTAGTACTTCCTAATTGTTCTTTTAATATCTTTAAGTCTGCTTTTTTATCATCTCTAACTACTACTAGATAATATCTATCTCCTTTAGAATTTTTTAAAAATAAATTTTTACAATGATTTCCCTTAGCTACATCCTTTATAATCTCTAACTGCTCTGCTGTGTATATTGGTTCATGTTCAAATACTTCATACTCAATATTTAAATCATCTAATATTTTGTATACTTTAGTCTCTATGTTCATATATTTCTCCTTATATATTTTGTGATTATATTATTTATATTTAATTATACTAAATATTAGTAATTTCTTGTAAGTACTTTAATGGATTTCTAGAAAAATCTTGAAAAGAGCCTTCTGTATATATCACATCTTTTCCTAAAAATCTTTTATATCTTTCTTCTTCCTTTCTCATAGAGTAATCTTTTTTTCCTTCATGATTATTAAATACCATAATCTTTAAAGGAGGTTTTCTTCTACTACCTTGAACTCTTTTTAACATATACTTTATATGTATATCAGAATCAGGGAAAGAATATCCACAAAATACAAGTATATCTGCGTTTCGTAAATTCTTTTCTACTTCTCTCCAAACATTAGATATATAAACATTTGACATATCTTTAAAGTATGTAGGTGGTATTATTATAGGTATAGTAGTTTCACCACACTCTAAACATTTAGCATCTTCTATATTATATAATAATCTCATAACCCCTCCTTCATAAGGAGTTAATGTTAGGCTGTTACATATAGGGCAGTATAGCCAATTTAATGATCCATGTATTTTATATAGCTTTATAGTTTTTCCAAATGGTTTTCTCCAGCCATCTTTTACATAAAAGTTAGTAAAATCAACTCCATAATCTAGCATTATATGATTTTTTTCTTCACTATATAAGGATGCTATGGTATTATCTACATGTATATCATAGTTTGCACTTATAAATGTTGTCTTTTCTATTAAGTTTGCTTTAGATAAATTATCTACTAATAGCTTATGGTATTTGTTATTTCTATTTTCACTTTCATGTATTGCCTTTGCCATTAATAAAATTAAATATTGTCTTAAAAATCTTATGCTATCACTTTTGTTACTTAAATTTTCCATCCCAAAGTTTTTAAAAGCTTCTCCTCTTTTTTCTGCCAAATCAAGAAGTCCTAATACTTCTTCAAAGGTTGGAAAGTTTACTTTATCTATATTATCTTTTGTTATATCTATATCAAACATTTGTTTAAAGAATTTATATAGTTCTTTATTCATGTCACTTTCAAAATCATTATCTTTTAAACTTTTAAAGTAATCTACAAAAAGGTCACTTTGTATTGGTAAATTTTCAGCAGCAGATGCTCCTGCTCCAAGGAATATACTTATGTTCATTTTGCCCTCCATTACTAATTTAAAGTCTTTATTTATTATATTAAATTTTTTAAAATTTATAATTTATCATAAATTTTCTTAATAAATGATCTATGTTTAGTAAACTATGTAAAAAAACCACCATTAAGGTGGTTATAAGTTTACTATTTATAATTTAGTGTTTGATTTTAATTTTAAAACTGCTTCTGCTATTCTTTTTTTTCTAGTTTCTTGTTTTTTGGCACCTGTTATCCATTGATAGTATTTTTTCTTTGAAGAGTAAGGTAGACTTTCATAAAATTTCATAGCTTCTTCATTTTCGTTAATAGCATTTTTAAAATCACCTGGTAATTCAATTACCCTTTCCTCTTCATCTTTTTCAATTTCAACAAATACTTTATCTAAAGCTTCTTTACCTATTTCTTTTCTTATGGCTTTAGTTATCCCTATTATATAACATCCTAGGCCCATATTTACTATAGATCCTCTATATTTGACTCCATCAAATTTAGCTTTTACTTTTATCCTTTTTGCATTAAATTCTGTTTCAACATCAAATGGTATTTCAATGAATGTAGCATCTTTATCTGGTACTTTCTGTATTATTGCTTCAAACTCATAGATCATATTTTCCTCTCTAGGCACAAATCTTTAGTATATATCTTCTCTAACTAGATAATCATTACCATCTTGGTCTTTGAATGAGAATATTTTTCCATAAGGCATTATCATTAATTCTCCTACTTCAACTTCATTTGATTTCATTTTATTGTAAGTATTTTCTATGTCCCTAGTACTTAAAATTATATTAGGATGATTAACATTTGCTTTTGGATTTTGAGATAACATCATATTTTTATCATATATAACAAATGTAGTAAATTCTTCTTTACTTGGTCCAACTTCTAGCCATTTCATAGAAGGTCCCATTTGCTTTTCTAATTTAACTATAAAGTTCATTTTGTTGATCCAAAACTCTTTAGCCTCTTCTTGATTGTTAACATATATAGTTATTTTTCCTATTTTGTCTATCATATAATTTCCTCCTAAATTGTTGTAAAAAACTACATATTTAATTTTTTATTTCAAGTTCTATAAATTAATTTGAGATAATATTATAAACATATTCTTTTTAAGATTATATACCCCAAAAAACAAAATGTATATCTTATTATTAATAAAAATTATGCTAAATTTTTATCATTAACTTACATATTTTTATATCATAAATAAATATAGGCTATGGAGATTGCTCCATAGCCTAAGTTTTTATCTTATTTATTTTAGTTTTAATAAGATAGCTTCTACTGATTGTTTTTGTATTAATATAAATTATTAGATTTTATTACTTATTTACCAGCTATTGATAGCTCCTTAACTATAACAGAAGGAGAACCAACATTACTCATAGGGAATTTTAAATCACTTCCAACTACTTCTATATCTTTTAATAATTCAAAGTAATTTCCTGCAACAGTTATTTGTTCTATAGGATGAGTCTTAACTCCATCTTTTATATAAAATCCTTTAGCAGCTAATGAAAAATCTCCACTTATTGAGTTAGCTCCAGAGTGAAGCCCTGCTAAATCAGTTATCATTATTCCCTCATCAACTATCTTCATAAGTTCATCTAAATCTTTATCTCCAGCTTCAATATATAAGTTACTACACTCAACACCTATATTTGATGCAAATGATGCTTTAAATCCATTACCAGTACTCTTAGTATTTGCTTTATTTGCAGTTTTTAAGTTGTGAAGTAATGTATTTAATCTACCACTAGATACTAATTCTTTTTTATAAG
Encoded here:
- a CDS encoding kinase; protein product: MVTFDINGAVVEFDEKMDNYNKIRRLFKLYAIEVSESFYNEGIKHIQNINNLQGYCKNDGFKHIEEGLKKAIETIISFDVITIDIDVFKKSYCEKYLNYERMCNNLFKGKGKRNNFKNNEAKSTLESLSHHLYNDCFNIHMAVVDALVENKVDNIGFFIDEESKQKSNALFNNYKDGFITRLDEAQIVKQIIHLNPYREEVYKFLIKEDGDFNKEIERLTIYLGYDISDYKDYLMDNYVKKLLKEHSYNLEIDKEKIEKYAKYVGCTNSSIYTARIDAIYTFENA
- a CDS encoding DUF554 domain-containing protein; protein product: MIGTIVNSISIVLGCIIGIIVKGRLSEKISTTVMNGLALCVIYIGIEGAFKGENTLLTIVCIALGALLGEIIDIDKWLNKLGNYLEVKFNKDKEKEAVSISEGFVSASLLFCVGAMAIVGSLQSGLSVNHETLFAKSILDGVSAIIFTSTLGIGVLFSAVSVFLYQGIITILSSSLSGILSTPVINSMTAIGSLLIIGLGLNMLKVTNIKVANLLIAVFLPILAGMTNII
- a CDS encoding prolyl-tRNA synthetase associated domain-containing protein, with the translated sequence MNIETKVYKILDDLNIEYEVFEHEPIYTAEQLEIIKDVAKGNHCKNLFLKNSKGDRYYLVVVRDDKKADLKILKEQLGSTRLSFASAERLYDTLKLTPGSVNPFSIINDEEKKVTLCIDKDVLDGQNLNFHPNINTKMVNLSSEGLKKFVHSMGYDLIPVEV
- a CDS encoding SIR2 family protein, with translation MNISIFLGAGASAAENLPIQSDLFVDYFKSLKDNDFESDMNKELYKFFKQMFDIDITKDNIDKVNFPTFEEVLGLLDLAEKRGEAFKNFGMENLSNKSDSIRFLRQYLILLMAKAIHESENRNNKYHKLLVDNLSKANLIEKTTFISANYDIHVDNTIASLYSEEKNHIMLDYGVDFTNFYVKDGWRKPFGKTIKLYKIHGSLNWLYCPICNSLTLTPYEGGVMRLLYNIEDAKCLECGETTIPIIIPPTYFKDMSNVYISNVWREVEKNLRNADILVFCGYSFPDSDIHIKYMLKRVQGSRRKPPLKIMVFNNHEGKKDYSMRKEEERYKRFLGKDVIYTEGSFQDFSRNPLKYLQEITNI
- a CDS encoding YdeI/OmpD-associated family protein, producing the protein MIYEFEAIIQKVPDKDATFIEIPFDVETEFNAKRIKVKAKFDGVKYRGSIVNMGLGCYIIGITKAIRKEIGKEALDKVFVEIEKDEEERVIELPGDFKNAINENEEAMKFYESLPYSSKKKYYQWITGAKKQETRKKRIAEAVLKLKSNTKL
- a CDS encoding VOC family protein, with protein sequence MIDKIGKITIYVNNQEEAKEFWINKMNFIVKLEKQMGPSMKWLEVGPSKEEFTTFVIYDKNMMLSQNPKANVNHPNIILSTRDIENTYNKMKSNEVEVGELMIMPYGKIFSFKDQDGNDYLVREDIY